One sulfur-oxidizing endosymbiont of Gigantopelta aegis genomic region harbors:
- the purF gene encoding amidophosphoribosyltransferase, translating to MCGIIGIVAKSNVNQDLYDGLTVLQHRGQDAAGIVTYDDKRLHLRKGNGLVKDVFSTNDMLRLQGNMGIGHVRYPTAGSSSSAEAQPLYVNSPYGIALAHNGNLTNANELKEEIYNQDLRHLNTDSDSEVLLNVFAHEIQTSHKLRVNEEDVFKAISAVHKRCRGAYASVVMITGYGIVGFRDPNGIRPVVYGKRETAAGTEYCIASESVSLDVQGFELINDIRPGEAVIITAEGQVYTRQCADNPQYSPCIFEHVYFARPDSIMDNISVYKARLRMGEKLAKKILKTYPEHDIDVVMPIPDTSRSSALELANSLGVRYREGFIKNRYIGRTFIMPGQKQRKSSVKQKLNAMELEFKGRNVLLVDDSIVRGTTSSQIVKMAREAGAKKVYFASASPAVKYPNVYGIDMPSPQEFVAHERSLEEIAQEIGADWLIYQDLEDLIQSCHRGNKNITHFDCSVFNGQYVTGDIDQNYLNDINQRRNDNAMQNNLERENEILDIHNTK from the coding sequence ATGTGTGGCATTATTGGTATAGTTGCAAAAAGCAATGTCAACCAGGATCTCTATGATGGTTTAACGGTTCTTCAACATAGAGGGCAAGATGCTGCAGGAATCGTAACCTACGATGATAAGCGCTTGCATTTACGCAAGGGCAATGGCCTCGTTAAAGACGTGTTTTCTACTAATGATATGTTACGCCTACAGGGTAATATGGGCATAGGGCATGTACGTTATCCTACCGCAGGCAGTTCTTCCTCCGCAGAAGCACAGCCTTTGTATGTCAACTCACCCTATGGCATTGCTTTGGCACATAATGGTAACTTAACCAATGCCAACGAATTAAAAGAAGAAATCTATAATCAGGATCTCAGACATTTGAATACCGATTCTGATTCTGAAGTATTACTCAATGTATTTGCCCATGAAATTCAAACCTCACATAAGCTCCGCGTCAATGAAGAAGATGTGTTCAAGGCTATTTCAGCCGTACATAAACGCTGTCGTGGTGCGTATGCCAGTGTCGTAATGATTACGGGTTATGGTATTGTCGGTTTTCGTGATCCCAATGGTATCAGACCGGTTGTTTATGGTAAAAGAGAAACTGCGGCGGGAACCGAATACTGCATTGCCTCAGAAAGTGTGTCCTTAGATGTTCAGGGCTTTGAATTGATTAATGATATTAGGCCGGGAGAAGCGGTGATTATTACTGCCGAAGGTCAGGTTTATACTCGTCAATGTGCCGATAATCCACAATATTCACCTTGTATTTTTGAACATGTTTATTTTGCCCGTCCGGATTCAATTATGGACAATATTTCTGTCTATAAAGCACGCTTAAGAATGGGTGAAAAGCTAGCTAAAAAAATATTAAAAACATATCCTGAACATGACATTGATGTGGTGATGCCAATTCCTGACACCAGTCGTTCTTCGGCACTTGAGCTTGCCAATTCATTGGGTGTTCGTTATAGAGAAGGCTTCATTAAAAACCGTTATATTGGCCGTACCTTTATTATGCCCGGGCAAAAACAAAGAAAAAGTTCGGTAAAACAAAAGCTCAATGCCATGGAGCTTGAATTTAAAGGCAGAAATGTTTTATTGGTTGATGATTCTATTGTACGTGGTACAACATCAAGCCAGATTGTAAAAATGGCACGTGAAGCAGGAGCCAAGAAGGTCTATTTTGCTTCGGCATCACCGGCCGTTAAATACCCAAATGTTTATGGGATTGATATGCCATCGCCGCAAGAATTTGTTGCTCATGAACGGAGTCTTGAAGAAATTGCTCAGGAAATCGGTGCTGATTGGTTAATTTATCAAGACTTGGAAGATTTAATTCAATCATGCCATCGTGGTAATAAAAATATTACTCACTTTGATTGTTCGGTCTTTAATGGGCAATATGTGACAGGTGATATTGACCAGAATTATCTTAATGATATCAATCAACGTCGTAATGACAATGCCATGCAAAATAATTTAGAAAGAGAAAATGAAATTCTCGATATTCATAATACTAAATAG
- a CDS encoding CvpA family protein, with the protein MSLIWPDYIIIAIIAVSTVISLLRGFVRESLALAGWILAVWVSLFYMASMAVFIAPYLNLPPSILSLVSFALLFIVTLIIAALVSNLIASLVDKTGLSGTDRAIGMLFGIARGILIVGILILLAGFTLVPQDPWWKESVLISHFQQLALMMKEFLPPHIAAKLHY; encoded by the coding sequence GTGTCACTTATCTGGCCTGATTATATTATTATAGCGATCATTGCTGTATCGACTGTGATTAGTTTGCTGCGTGGTTTTGTGCGCGAGTCACTGGCATTGGCTGGCTGGATATTAGCGGTATGGGTGAGCCTGTTTTATATGGCCTCTATGGCTGTTTTTATTGCACCCTACTTAAATTTGCCCCCTTCAATTCTATCACTGGTTTCTTTTGCACTATTATTCATTGTCACCTTGATTATTGCCGCTTTGGTAAGTAACCTTATAGCATCACTGGTCGATAAAACCGGTTTGTCAGGTACGGACAGAGCAATTGGAATGTTGTTCGGGATTGCCCGTGGTATTCTAATCGTTGGTATTTTAATTTTATTGGCTGGTTTTACATTAGTTCCACAAGATCCTTGGTGGAAAGAGTCTGTTCTAATCTCCCATTTTCAACAACTTGCGCTGATGATGAAGGAATTTCTTCCTCCCCATATCGCTGCAAAACTTCATTATTAG
- a CDS encoding SPOR domain-containing protein, whose product MSDEPVVNIKQRIIGALVLVSIGVILIPMLLNGGLLNQELTGNIATKNDFKQMITDDNIPEMPKALNKVLPKVPEPMLMPAAKRISAYPERAVKEDIVELENTKKEKPTVKAIAKPKVISISKVTTKPTSTPKYKKVEKPSSKTIESAFTLQIASFGVKNNADALKKKLRKKGFKSYIEVIKMANGKIYRLRVGPYLRFKEIASIKKQIEKQFKLKESVIVKY is encoded by the coding sequence ATGAGTGATGAACCAGTGGTCAATATTAAACAACGTATAATTGGGGCTTTAGTATTGGTTTCTATTGGTGTTATTTTAATTCCTATGCTATTAAATGGAGGACTGTTAAATCAGGAGCTGACGGGTAATATAGCCACAAAGAACGACTTTAAACAGATGATAACTGATGATAATATTCCTGAAATGCCTAAAGCACTGAATAAGGTTTTGCCAAAAGTCCCCGAACCTATGCTGATGCCTGCGGCAAAAAGAATAAGTGCCTATCCTGAACGTGCGGTGAAAGAGGATATTGTAGAGCTTGAAAATACTAAGAAAGAGAAACCTACTGTAAAAGCTATAGCGAAACCTAAAGTCATATCTATATCTAAAGTCACAACGAAACCTACATCAACGCCAAAGTATAAAAAAGTTGAAAAGCCCAGCAGCAAAACCATTGAAAGTGCATTTACGCTACAGATTGCAAGCTTTGGTGTAAAAAATAATGCCGATGCATTAAAAAAGAAATTAAGAAAAAAAGGCTTTAAATCCTATATTGAGGTGATAAAGATGGCCAATGGTAAAATTTATCGCTTAAGAGTGGGCCCTTATTTACGCTTTAAAGAAATTGCCTCGATAAAAAAACAAATTGAAAAGCAATTTAAACTAAAAGAGTCGGTTATTGTTAAATATTGA